In Nostoc piscinale CENA21, the genomic stretch CCGCCATACTTCCATCAGGTTCCTGACGTAACACTTGCCAACTAGAGTCAAAATATCCTTTACCGTGGTTATTCGTGTGCAGTTGGGCGTAAAATTCCCAATCAATACCCAAATGAGGATGGTTTGCTAAATTTTGCTGTGGTAAGCAATTAGATGTATCAGCATTTACAGTTAGAGCATTTTGCAAAGAACCGTTGTAATAAATTCCATAGAGGAAATTACGCAGTAGCAAAGTTAGATATTTTTGCTGTAACGCCGTCGAATTTTGCCGAAATCTTTCTGCTACCTTCGCTGGCAAGGCAAAAGTTTGATACTCAGGATGATGAATGGAAAAGTTAGATTCTATCTGGATATTTTTCGCAATATCAAACAGAGAATTTAACAGAGAGTTGGTAGAGGTGTCTAGCATTTTGAGTGGGGAGTAGGTAGATAAGGGAGACAGAGGAAGACAAGGGAGATGAAGAGATGACAAATTTTTAACAGCCGCGTAAACGAGTTTTCTCGTAATATAAAGGAATTAATTTTTGCGATTTTTGCGGTTGGGTAAGCTGATGCTGTGTAGCCATCGGTTGGATAATTTCTGCTTGAGTAACACCGAAAACAGTCTGAATAGATTTTTCTGGCATAGTTAGCAGATTTTGTGCTACTTGTAGAGTACACATATCAGTATTATCAAATTGCTGCTGATAGTTAATTTTTGCTTGAATTTGGTGAATTAGTCCGAGTCCAGCAAACTGGGTAACACGCTCTATAAAGTCTGGGCGGTGTTCTAAAATAGCGGGAAAGGTATTGAGATAAGCTTGAATTAAAGTTAATAATGAAGGTTGAATTGCTTCTAGTGGGATGATTGCTAACTGTAAGGATTCTTCTAATTCCAGTGTGACATCGACAACTAAGCTAGAAAGCCAAATTGTTAAATAACTGGCGATTAAAGTACCTAAATCGAATGCTGGATCTCCCCAAGCGCAAGCTTCCCAGTCTATGAGGCGCACTAAGCAGTTATCTAATTTATCCCAACGGGAATGTAATAAAATATTATTTAAAGTCAAATCGTTGTGGGTTAAGCAGCAAGGTTTCCACTCATAAGCTAAATCTGCGATCGCAGACTCCAAACTCTCATCACGCTGATAAACACTATAAAATTGCAATGCTGATTTCGGGACTGCACCAAAAATATCTGGTGTTAGTGATTCTATACCCTGCGCTGGGTTGTAAAAGTTATAGCGATACTGTCCTTGTGGCGCTGTAGCCATAAAATCACGATATTCGCGGCGCTGGAAAGTTGCGCGATGCAAGGCTGCAATGGTTGTACCAATAGCAGTGGCTATTTCTGTAGGAAAGCTTTGGTGATGTTGATAAAAGCTACCTAATTCCAGATATTCACTTAAATAATTGCGGACAAGGAGGGAATTATCCTCATCATAATGTACTACTAATGATGCGATCGCTGCAATATTACCTAAAACTGGAAATTGCTTGAGCAATTGATGAAATAGCCATTCATTAAAAAACTCATGCAGGTTTGCCGCATTTTCCTGATGATGTTCTTGTTTAATTAGCAGTTGCCGATTATTTCCCAGAGTCACTAGTAAATTGAAATTCTTTTTGCTACTTCCTGGCAACCGAGATAAGTCTAAATTGCCATCTTCTAAGCTACACAGCCCTGATGCGTGCAGATACTGTGTAATATTTTGAGAAGATAATGGTAATAACATATTTGATTTCCTATTTCGTAAAAGTGCTGAGATAATCAATTACTTATTTTCAGGATTATTGTTACTTGAGGAATTTAAGTAGATAAATACAAGTCTCTAAAAATCAATTATTCTTTCTTCTACACTAATATCTTATTTCTGATATCTGGAACTGCCAAAATGGCATTAATAATTTTATTTTTGCTTTAAAAATTTTCATTGATTACTATCAAATCTTTAAAATCATAATATATACTTGCGGAAATTACTAGACTTATTTATGACTTTTTTATTGCAGTGAGATTTTCTGATTGAACAAAAATGAAAAGTAATTTGAATTACTTTTCGCTAATTTATTTTGAATCTAACAGCGTTAAAACTATTAACTTCAATAACACAGAATTTAGACCAAAATATTGATACATGGGGGTTTTGCGTTCTTTGATACCTGATAAATACATCTCTTTTGAGTCAATTTAAATATCAGCATAAATATTCAGTAACACCAAAAACATGATTTCTTAGTTGCCTCATGATGATGAGACACCTAAAACTGATGACTTGCATAACTTATCCATCCACAGCAATAATTGAAGACTTATCTAAAAATAACTGTCTCAAGATGGATATTACTGAAAAATTAGGATGCCAAACTGATTCAGGATGTTAATTATTCCTGAAATAAGATAGAAATAATCTATGAATGTATTGCGTTATCAAAGTCATATGTAAAAATTCACGAGTCAGAATTCAGGAATCAGAATTTTGTGTTGAATAATTATTTCTGACTTCTGACTCTTGGTTGCTGAATTTTTACTTGAACATGAACACATAAACCCCGGTTGCTGAATGGGTAAACTCTCGACTGTACCCAAAACTATCAAAATTACATGCAATCTTATTTTTATTTATCACTGCTGAATCAGCAAAACCGGATACTTTGGCAAATGATGATGAATTTTTTCCAGCCAAATATTAGTCATTATTTATGACGTTTCGCAAAAAGCTAAGTTTTTCACAATACTTACTTTTACTTTGAAGTGGCTGCTAACCAAGAGAGTAAATCAGCCATACTGGTAAAATCTAACAATGCCTCACCCAAATTTTCTAACTGTTTTAGGGAGAGAGTTTCTACTTGTTCGCGCACATCTTGAGGTAATTCTCCCACACGACGAGCTAGTTGACGCAGAACAAGCGATCGCTCTCCTGCGGTTCTTCCTCTTTGTTCTCCTTCTTCTTTAATTTCTCGGTAAACTCGTGTTTCCTTGAGTGTAATTCCTAGCATTGCTTCTACCTCTGTGCAACTTAGTTGCTCAAACTTATACACCATGATTGTTGTGACTAACTCAATTATGGCGCGACTGGTGGTTTCTGGTTGCTCAATTGCTGAACGCTCTAACAAATATCTGGCTTCCGAACCACCAACTGATGCACCATCAACACCAGCGCCAGCGCCCCTAAAACAATCATCAGTCCCGCAGGCATAAACTTACGTGTCTTGGCAAACCTCAAAGCAAACACAACCACCAAAACCCCTGCCACACAAGCGGCTAAAGTCAAACCCCAAGGTTGTCCTTGCAAGTGCCAGTAAGCAAAGAAAATCAGTAACAAACCACTAACACCACCACTCAAAAGCGAAACCAAACTACGAGCTTGCACATAGCCAATAATTCCACCAACAATTGCGAAGATACCGTAGGCAAAAGCAGCAATTATACCTAAATTCATTGTTAAAACCTATGTAGATTTTGACTTTACAGCCAAGGTCGGCAGACAATTTACCATAGCTATTTAGCTATCTCACCTAGTTGATTGATGGATATTCCCGCGATGCCAACGGCAAGTACTTCGTCCTATGCCCAGGTGCAATTCCTCCAGCGTCAAGCAGCATCTCTTTTACTTTACCAATCTGTCCTCCAGAGCGGAGCCGCGATCGCCTTTCTGGAACTGTTGCAAGCAATACGTTACACTGATGCCGATGGCAGGAGTTGTCTACAAGCCTATGGCAATTATTTCCACGCCTTAGCCGCAAGCCGTCAAAATTGGGAAGACCATTTAATTTCCCAAATACTCCTCTCAGAAAATCCCTTTAGCCGACTGGCGCAGCAACAAGACTTTCAGGAATTACCCCCAGCTTTAGTTGCAGCCGCTCAACATGATTTACATATCTTACAAAGTCTTTATGAATGCAGCACAGCTGCTCTCAGCGAGTGGGTACAAGCTGTAACTCATTTGCCAGTTTCGCCTGTAGTTTGGTACCAAGAACACAATCATACCCGCAACCAAACCCTGCATTTGCCAGATTGGGAAAATTGGGCTGATGCTGTGGAAGAATTAGCCGCTTATTATCAAAAATATGGGGTAGGTTTATTTGCTGAGTATCGCGCCTTGCGTTGGCAAGATGGGCAGTTTGTCGGTATTCCTTATCCTGACCCCATTAAGTTAACTACCCTGGTGGGTTATGAATGGCAGCGTGATGCTTTGCTGAAAAATACAGAGTTTTTACTAGCGGGTGAAACAGCATTGCATGTATTACTTTATGGTAGTCGCGGTTCAGGGAAATCTTCTTTAGTCAAATCTTTGTTGAATGAGTATAGCGATCGCAACCTACGTCTACTAGAAGTTGGCAAATCTTATTTACATGATTTACCAAAAATTGTCGAACAATTACGCGGTTTGCCACAAAAATTTATCATTTTTGTCGATGACCTCTCCTTTGAGGAAGATGACGACGCTTTTAAAGCTCTTAAAGTAGTTTTAGAAGGTAACTTAACAGCACGACCGCAAAATGTAGTTGTCTACGCTACCTCCAACCGCCGTCACCTAATTCGAGAGTATTTCGCTGATAGACCCACCCCCAAGGATAATGAAGAAATCCATGCTTGGGATACGATGCAAGAGAAGTTATCATTTAGCGATCGCTTTGGTTTGACATTAACCTTTGAGCCAGCAAATCAAAATACTTATTTAACAATTATTCGTCATTTAGCGTCACAAGCCAAAATTAATCTCAGTCCAGAAGATTTAGAATATCAAGCATTACAGTGGGCAACCCGTCATAATGGCCGTTCTGGACGCACGGCACGACAATTTATTGACTTTTTAAAAGCAGATTTATCTCTCTTTGGTACAACTAATAATAAATCTGATCCTCAGCCTCAATCTTAATTACGAATTCACACCAGCAATATGCAAGCAGTAATGGTCAGTAATCGATTTCTTCTAGGTGTAGTTGCCTTTAGTGTAAGTTTTGGGCTTAGTCTGGTTCCCAATTGGAATTTTGGTCAAGCTTTCATAACAGGCATAATTACTGTCCTTGCTACATATACCGCCGCATTATTTGTCGATAAGCGCCGAAGACATCATGAACTGCTGGTGTTAACGACCTTACGTAAACGCATTAAAGAGCAAGAATCTTTAAAAAAATCGCATTTATCGAGAAATCAAACAAATCGAAGAACAGCACAATTTGTTATACGCCGAGACTCAAAAACTGCAAAATCAAATTGCCGAATCTCGCAATCAAAGAGATAGTCTGCATCGAGAATTGAGTAACTTTGCCGGACAAAAAAAAGCAATTAGAAGCTGAAACTAATAACCTTAAAAACACTATTCAAACACTAGAGCAAACTAGTACAGAACTGAGTAATCTTTGTGGTAACCTCACAGCCGAAAAACGCCGCTTAGAGTTACAT encodes the following:
- a CDS encoding phosphotransferase family protein, whose translation is MLLPLSSQNITQYLHASGLCSLEDGNLDLSRLPGSSKKNFNLLVTLGNNRQLLIKQEHHQENAANLHEFFNEWLFHQLLKQFPVLGNIAAIASLVVHYDEDNSLLVRNYLSEYLELGSFYQHHQSFPTEIATAIGTTIAALHRATFQRREYRDFMATAPQGQYRYNFYNPAQGIESLTPDIFGAVPKSALQFYSVYQRDESLESAIADLAYEWKPCCLTHNDLTLNNILLHSRWDKLDNCLVRLIDWEACAWGDPAFDLGTLIASYLTIWLSSLVVDVTLELEESLQLAIIPLEAIQPSLLTLIQAYLNTFPAILEHRPDFIERVTQFAGLGLIHQIQAKINYQQQFDNTDMCTLQVAQNLLTMPEKSIQTVFGVTQAEIIQPMATQHQLTQPQKSQKLIPLYYEKTRLRGC
- a CDS encoding TMEM14 family protein gives rise to the protein MNLGIIAAFAYGIFAIVGGIIGYVQARSLVSLLSGGVSGLLLIFFAYWHLQGQPWGLTLAACVAGVLVVVFALRFAKTRKFMPAGLMIVLGALALVLMVHQLVVRKPDIC
- a CDS encoding ATP-binding protein, with the translated sequence MDIPAMPTASTSSYAQVQFLQRQAASLLLYQSVLQSGAAIAFLELLQAIRYTDADGRSCLQAYGNYFHALAASRQNWEDHLISQILLSENPFSRLAQQQDFQELPPALVAAAQHDLHILQSLYECSTAALSEWVQAVTHLPVSPVVWYQEHNHTRNQTLHLPDWENWADAVEELAAYYQKYGVGLFAEYRALRWQDGQFVGIPYPDPIKLTTLVGYEWQRDALLKNTEFLLAGETALHVLLYGSRGSGKSSLVKSLLNEYSDRNLRLLEVGKSYLHDLPKIVEQLRGLPQKFIIFVDDLSFEEDDDAFKALKVVLEGNLTARPQNVVVYATSNRRHLIREYFADRPTPKDNEEIHAWDTMQEKLSFSDRFGLTLTFEPANQNTYLTIIRHLASQAKINLSPEDLEYQALQWATRHNGRSGRTARQFIDFLKADLSLFGTTNNKSDPQPQS